The Eretmochelys imbricata isolate rEreImb1 chromosome 19, rEreImb1.hap1, whole genome shotgun sequence genome contains a region encoding:
- the ADPRS gene encoding ADP-ribosylhydrolase ARH3, with protein MAAALAGGSLGRVPPRLPPARGRFRGCLAGALLGDCLGAAFEGRDVVGLPELLRYLRGLEPPGRAGGSAQEAASRETLCYTDDTAMARCVVRSLLAKGEFDEVDMARRFAEEHKKEPDRGYGMAVVKVFKKLLSPKCSDVFEPARVQFNGKGSYGNGGAMRVAGISLIYPDVQDVKKFAKLSAELTHANSLGYNGAILQALAVHLALQGELSRESFLEQLIGHMEDVEADDKSLADARAMGFEELPFSRRLKKIKEFLELSTIPKSDVLLELGNGIAALESVPTAIYSFLRSMKSDPDIPHHYNNLQRVIIYCISLGGDTDTIATMAGAIAGAYYGEEQVPPCWEQSCEAFQETEMLANSLHELYSQRL; from the exons ATGGCGGCGGCGCTGGCGGGCGGCTCCCTGGGCCGGGTCCCCCCGCGGCTCCCCCCGGCCCGCGGCCGGTTCCGGGGCTGCCTGGCCGGGGCGCTGCTCGGGGACTGCCTGGGCGCCGCCTTCGAGGGCAGGGACGTggtggggctgcctgagctgctgcgCTACCTCCGCGGCCTGGAgccgccgggccgggccgggggcagCGCCCAGGAGGCGGCGAGCAGAG AAACGCTCTGCTACACAGATGACACAGCCATGGCCAGGTGTGTGGTGCGGTCCCTGTTAGCCAAGGGAGAGTTTGATGAAGTTGATATGGCCAGGAG ATTTGCTGAGGAGCATAAGAAGGAGCCGGATCGGGGCTATGGGATGGCAGTCGTCAAAGTGTTCAAGAAACTTCTGAGCCCCAAGTGCAGTGATGTGTTTGAGCCAGCCCGAGTGCAGTTTAATGGGAAAGGCTCCTACGGGAATGGTGGTGCTATGAGGGTAGCAGGCATTTCGCTGATTTACCCTGATGTTCAGGATGTGAAGAAG ttTGCGAAGCTCAGCGCTGAGTTGACCCATGCCAACTCACTTGGCTATAACGGAGCCATCCTGCAGGCTCTGGCAGTGCACTTGGCCTTGCAGGGAGAGCTCAGCCGGGAGagcttcctggagcagctgatCGGCCACATGGAGGATGTGGAGGCAGATGATAAATCTTTGGCTGATGCACGAGC GATGGGTTTTGAGGAATTACCATTTTCAAGGCGTCTTAAGAAGATCAAGGAATTTTTGGAGCTTAGCACCATTCCTAAGTCAGATGTATTGCTTGAGTTAG GCAATGGCATTGCTGCTCTGGAGTCTGTCCCCACTGCGATTTACTCCTTCTTGCGCTCCATGAAATCCGACCCAGATATTCCTCATCACTACAACAACCTACAGAGGGTCATCATCTACTGCATCTCGCTGGGTGGAGACACAGATACTATAGCTACCATGGCTGGAGCCATTGCAGGAGCGTATTATGGGGAGGAGCAGGTACCcccgtgctgggagcagagctgcgaAGCTTTTCAAGAGACAGAGATGCTGGCAAATAGCTTGCACGAACTCTACAGCCAACGACTTTGA